One Xyrauchen texanus isolate HMW12.3.18 chromosome 2, RBS_HiC_50CHRs, whole genome shotgun sequence genomic window carries:
- the nqo1 gene encoding NAD(P)H dehydrogenase [quinone] 1 isoform X1 — MAQKTALIVYAHQSPASFNAAARDAAIKALTDQGYKVLVSDLYVMNFKASATAEDIKGDLKNSEHFVYNEEMTAAWQDGRLSDDVTEEQEKVKQADLIIFQFPLYWFSVPAIMKGWIDRVLVQGFAFTMQRKYDNGMFKEKKAMLSFTTGSMECMFKPDSIHGDINVLLWPLQNGVLRYCGFQVLAPQIFWSPTHSPPPVRSAMLDAWRERLNGLMVEKPLSFAPSEYFDLSFQGGFRLRPEVKEQFASQAYGITTGHHLGKMMPPNNQTKAKQMD, encoded by the exons ATGG CACAGAAGACAGCGCTGATTGTTTATGCCCACCAGAGTCCTGCATCGTTCAATGCTGCTGCGCGGGATGCAGCCATCAAGGCTCTGACGGATCAAGGCTATAAAGTCCTAGTGTCGGATCTCTATGTTATGAACTTCAAAGCGTCAGCTACTGCAGAGGACATTAAGG GTGATCTAAAGAACTCCGAGCACTTTGTGTATAATGAGGAGATGACGGCTGCATGGCAAGATGGTCGCCTAAGTGATGATGTCACAGAAGAACAAGAGAAGGTGAAACAGGCAGACCTGATCATCTTTCAG TTCCCTCTCTACTGGTTTAGTGTACCTGCCATCATGAAGGGCTGGATAGACAGAGTCTTAGTTCAGGGATTCGCCTTCACTATGCAGAGGAAGTATGACAATGGCATGTTTAAG GAAAAGAAGGCCATGCTTTCATTCACCACTGGTTCAATGGAGTGCATGTTTAAGCCTGATAGCATCCATGGAGATATCAATGTGTTACTCTGGCCCTTACAG AATGGAGTGCTGCGTTACTGTGGGTTTCAGGTCCTCGCCCCCCAGATTTTCTGGTCTCCTACACACTCTCCGCCACCTGTAAGATCAGCCATGTTAGATGCATGGCGGGAAAGGCTGAACGGTCTGATGGTTGAAAAGCCTCTGTCCTTTGCTCCATCTGAATACTTTGACCTTAGTTTCCAAGGCGGCTTTCGTCTTCGGCCAGAGGTTAAAGAGCAATTTGCTTCTCAGGCCTATGGCATTACCACAGGACACCATTTGGGCAAAATGATGCCTCCAAACAACCAGACAAAAgctaaacaaatggattaa
- the kcng4b gene encoding potassium voltage-gated channel subfamily G member 4 — protein sequence MPIISNANHDFSNLSVSTDDSSLDLFFTEIPETETIKGVHFQRVQRLRDTSTPRDVDHSELALINVGGDCYTFPWSTLEQFPLSRLGQLRNCSSPDDIAQLCDDYDDVRREFFFDRSSLAFRVILNFLAAGKLRLIRQVCAVSLSDELSYWGINPAHMEHCCRRRMFTCVEEVAEKKRKEVERRQKRLALQRPIVHDKCYLRIMGRLQEIVDNPQSGWLGKAFACFSVVMIAVTVISLCISTMPDHENMGACSEKCRNIFIVETVCVAWFSLEFLLRFLQAESKLQFVRNPLNVIDVIAILPYYMSLVIDTEDKSEKAELHGNTGTGHGYLDKLGLILRVMRALRILYVMRLARHSLGLQTLGLTMQRSMREFGLLLLFICVAVALFSPLVHLAETEFTKSKATSSHCFSSIPASYWWAIISMTTVGYGDMVPHSIPGQVVAFSSILSGILIMAFPATSIFHVFSRSYHELKREQEMIWREERMAILDANAKEDTQRALERHSFTCANTYSNSVCKKENGSTAT from the exons ATGCCCATCATCAGCAATGCCAACCATGACTTCAGCAATCTCTCGGTCAGTACAGATGACAGCAGTCTCGACCTGTTTTTCACAGAGATCCCAGAGACTGAAACCATCAAAGGTGTACACTTTCAACGGGTGCAGCGACTACGGGACACCTCCACCCCTAGAGACGTAGACCACAGTGAACTAGCCCTCATTAATGTCGGAGGGGATTGCTACACATTTCCCTGGAGCACCCTGGAACAGTTCCCCCTCTCTCGTTTGGGACAGCTACGCAACTGCAGCAGCCCTGATGACATCGCCCAGCTTTGCGATGACTACGATGATGTCCGGCGAGAGTTCTTCTTTGACCGCAGCTCGCTGGCCTTCCGGGTCATCTTAAACTTCCTGGCTGCCGGTAAACTGAGGTTGATTCGGCAGGTGTGTGCTGTGTCGCTCTCAGACGAGCTCAGTTACTGGGGCATCAACCCCGCTCACATGGAGCACTGCTGCAGACGTAGGATGTTCACTTGTGTGGAGGAGGTGGCAGAGAAGAAAAGGAAGGAGGTTGAGAGGAGGCAGAAGCGTTTGGCACTGCAGAGGCCTATAGTCCATGATAAGTGCTACCTCCGGATCATGGGCCGACTCCAAGAAATAGTGGATAACCCTCAATCTGGCTGGCTTGGGAAGGCCTTTGCTTGTTTCTCGGTTGTCATGATTGCTGTGACAGTCATCAGCCTGTGCATCAGCACCATGCCTGATCACGAGAACATG GGCGCGTGTTCAGAAAAGTGTCGCAACATATTCATCGTGGAAACTGTGTGCGTGGCCTGGTTCTCCTTGGAGTTTCTGTTGCGCTTTCTTCAGGCTGAGAGTAAACTGCAGTTTGTTCGCAATCCACTTAATGTCATAGATGTCATAGCCATTCTTCCATACTACATGTCATTGGTGATTGATACCGAGGACAAATCGGAGAAAGCTGAGCTTCACGGTAACACTGGGACTGGTCATGGATATTTAGATAAGCTGGGTTTAATTCTGCGTGTCATGCGTGCTCTGCGGATCCTTTATGTGATGCGACTGGCCCGACACTCACTGGGTCTTCAAACGCTTGGACTGACGATGCAGCGGAGCATGCGTGAGTTTGGCCTTCTACTTCTCTTCATTTGTGTGGCTGTTGCGCTATTCTCACCTCTCGTACATTTGGCGGAGACAGAATTTACAAAGAGCAAAGCCACCAGCAGCCATTGCTTTAGCAGTATTCCTGCCTCCTATTGGTGGGCGATTATATCCATGACGACAGTTGGCTATGGCGACATGGTTCCGCACAGCATACCTGGCCAGGTGGTGGCATTCAGCAGCATACTAAGTGGCATACTAATAATGGCTTTTCCTGCTACATCTATATTCCATGTGTTTTCTCGTTCATATCACGAGCTAAAGCGCGAACAGGAGATGATTTGGAGAGAAGAGCGGATGGCCATCTTGGATGCCAATGCTAAAGAGGACACTCAAAGAGCGTTGGAGAGACACTCTTTTACTTGTGCCAACACCTACAGTAATAGTGTATGCAAGAAAGAGAATGGCAGCACTGCAACATGA
- the nqo1 gene encoding NAD(P)H dehydrogenase [quinone] 1 isoform X2 — translation MNFKASATAEDIKGDLKNSEHFVYNEEMTAAWQDGRLSDDVTEEQEKVKQADLIIFQFPLYWFSVPAIMKGWIDRVLVQGFAFTMQRKYDNGMFKEKKAMLSFTTGSMECMFKPDSIHGDINVLLWPLQNGVLRYCGFQVLAPQIFWSPTHSPPPVRSAMLDAWRERLNGLMVEKPLSFAPSEYFDLSFQGGFRLRPEVKEQFASQAYGITTGHHLGKMMPPNNQTKAKQMD, via the exons ATGAACTTCAAAGCGTCAGCTACTGCAGAGGACATTAAGG GTGATCTAAAGAACTCCGAGCACTTTGTGTATAATGAGGAGATGACGGCTGCATGGCAAGATGGTCGCCTAAGTGATGATGTCACAGAAGAACAAGAGAAGGTGAAACAGGCAGACCTGATCATCTTTCAG TTCCCTCTCTACTGGTTTAGTGTACCTGCCATCATGAAGGGCTGGATAGACAGAGTCTTAGTTCAGGGATTCGCCTTCACTATGCAGAGGAAGTATGACAATGGCATGTTTAAG GAAAAGAAGGCCATGCTTTCATTCACCACTGGTTCAATGGAGTGCATGTTTAAGCCTGATAGCATCCATGGAGATATCAATGTGTTACTCTGGCCCTTACAG AATGGAGTGCTGCGTTACTGTGGGTTTCAGGTCCTCGCCCCCCAGATTTTCTGGTCTCCTACACACTCTCCGCCACCTGTAAGATCAGCCATGTTAGATGCATGGCGGGAAAGGCTGAACGGTCTGATGGTTGAAAAGCCTCTGTCCTTTGCTCCATCTGAATACTTTGACCTTAGTTTCCAAGGCGGCTTTCGTCTTCGGCCAGAGGTTAAAGAGCAATTTGCTTCTCAGGCCTATGGCATTACCACAGGACACCATTTGGGCAAAATGATGCCTCCAAACAACCAGACAAAAgctaaacaaatggattaa
- the LOC127659803 gene encoding beta-1,3-galactosyltransferase 2-like — MVQESGDSEERSGFEWRSPRLFVCYILLVLLLFYYIDYSQFSEKWATTIRLLLPETLTSQTTKTSLATGGSWKPPGPYYVAYPHKYHFVINEPKKCEQENTFVLLIVPVAPGNTLSRNTIRSTWGTEKLVEGKVVSLLFLLGLPSPKEREKLQKSLLQESENYHDILQSDFLDSYHNLTIKTMVMLEWLTASCQNASYAMKVDSDIFLNVKILVNMLLSAPKENYMTGLVTRRGMVLRNPRSKWYLPKKVFAPAIYPPYIMGLAYVFSLDLPEKFVEAAQHVKAVYIEDVYLGLCMKHLGISVTNPSDVGLFNVYPVKYNRCLYSKLIAITTRSLREQIEFWKDLQTPGSPC; from the exons ATGGTGCAGGAGAGTGGAGACAGTGAAGAAAGAAG TGGATTTGAATGGAGATCTCCTCGTTTGTTTGTCTGCTACATTTTGCTGGTCCTGTTGCTGTTTTACTACATCGACTACTCTCAATTCTCTGAAAAATGGGCAACAACAATTCGATTATTGCTTCCAGAGACATTAACCTCTCAGACAACCAAGACGTCACTGGCCACAGGTGGATCGTGGAAGCCCCCTGGACCATATTATGTGGCTTACCCACACAAATATCATTTTGTTATAAATGAGCCAAAGAAGTGCGAGCAGGAAAACACTTTTGTGTTATTGATAGTACCAGTAGCTCCGGGCAATACGTTGAGTCGGAATACCATCCGTTCAACGTGGGGTACAGAGAAGTTAGTAGAGGGCAAAGTTGTGAGCCTGCTATTTCTATTAGGCCTGCCCAgccctaaagagagagagaagctacAAAAAAGTTTGCTTCAGGAAAGTGAAAACTATCATGACATCTTACAAAGCGATTTCTTGGACAGCTACCACAATCTCACGATTAAGACTATGGTGATGCTCGAATGGCTGACTGCTTCCTGCCAGAATGCATCATATGCAATGAAAGTTGACTCTGACAtatttctcaatgtgaaaatcttAGTAAATATGCTTTTGTCTGCACCAAAAGAGAACTATATGACTGGACTCGTGACTAGGAGAGGAATGGTATTGAGAAACCCCCGCTCTAAATGGTACCTTCCAAAAAAAGTTTTCGCTCCTGCTATATATCCTCCCTACATTATGGGCTTGGCATATGTGTTCTCTTTAGACCTTCCAGAGAAGTTTGTTGAAGCAGCCCAGCATGTCAAGGCAGTCTACATAGAGGATGTTTATTTAGGATTATGCATGAAGCATTTAGGGATTTCAGTAACTAATCCATCAGATGTAGGCCTCTTTAATGTCTACCCTGTAAAATATAACCGCTGTCTTTATTCAAAACTCATCGCCATAACTACAAGAAGCTTGAGAGAACAAATAGAGTTTTGGAAGGATTTACAGACACCAGGTTCACCTTGTTAA